ATGAATTTGAAGCTTTTCAAACAGATATAAATGACTCTACTGCATACATCATGAAATATATTTTAAAGTCATTTATGGATGTAAAAAAGCAAAAGGAGATTGATTATATACAAGCTTGGTACATAAAGCACAGAATTATGCGTTGTGTCACTTCTCATTCTCTTGTTCCGCAATGGGTTTATCAAAAGGCTTATGCGTTTGAAAGTGATTGGTTTCATCTTACGGACTTGATGAAAGATGTAAATAACCACGTAGAATGGAACAAAGAAGATAATTATTTTTATTTTATAGACAATCATACAGGGCGGGAGCTAGTTTATCAGTATGGTAAATATCAAGTTATTTACAAAGACAGAATTATAAAAGAAGTCGGTACTGTAAAAGAGAAGCAAATTAAAACTAAAATCTATGATAAGACTCCTAAACAATGGACTAAAAAACGCTCTCCTATTGATGTCATTATTGATGGTGAAAAATTTGTATATCTTAATGGCAAATATTCAAAACCTACTAAGCAACCATATCAAATGAACACTTTAGAGCTTTGGGATTATTATCAAAATATAGACATTGAAACAGTTGATTTAAAGCATTACGCAAATACTAAAAACATCTTGATAGACAGAGGCTTACTACATGAGCCAAAAATCAATTTGGCTGCATATCAAGATGATTTTTTTAAATTTGAAAGTGAGGGGTTTTAAGATGAGACATAATTTGAAAATAATGGAATGTAGATATCGTGATATTATAGATTGTTTAAAAACATTTGAGATTAGATATAACGATAGAAATTATTCTATTGGCGATACTCTTATTCTTCATCCTATTAGTAAGGATGGTAAATATTTACATGGTTTAGGTTATTTACCTATTGAAGTTGAAGTAGTTTATATTGATACTTTTCAACAAAAAGAAAATTATTTAGTTTTAGGTATTTGCTATTAATGACTAAATTCAATCATTACTCATCTTTATATCTTGACTTCAAAAAGCATGAGTTAAAAAACTCTACTTTTGATAAATATACAAATATAGTTAAAAATAGAATAGACCCTATTTTTAAAAATAGAGATATAGAGGAGGTGTTTAAATGTTAGTTTTTAAAGTTTGTATTTGGGCTGATGGTACTTGGTGTGATTTTGATGATTTGGAAGAGTATTTAAAATTTATGAGTGATGATTACTTCATTTTTGAACTTACTATTAATGAGAATTAAATGATTAACTTCTCTTACTACTCATCTCTATATCTTGACTTTAAAAAGCATGAGTTAAAAAACTCTACTCTTGATAAATATACAAATATAGTTAAAAATAGAATAGATCCTATTTTTAAAAATAGAGATATAAATGATATAAAGCCATCTGATGTAAAAAAATGGCTCTATAGTATTTATGATGTAGGCTCAAAGAGTAAGAGGCATTATCTTGGAGTTCTTAGCGGTATATTTCAAGAGGCTCTTTTTGATGAAGTCATACAGCGTAACCCTGTAAAGTTCGTAAAACTTCCAAAATACGAAAAACCAGATATTAAGCCTTTTAACGCTGATGAAGTTCAAAAAATTATGAATAATGTTGATGACAATAATTTTAAATATTATTTGGCTATCGCATTTTATACAGGTATGCGTTCAGGCGAAATAATTGGACTTAAAAAAGAAGATATTGATTTAAAAAATAAAACAATTCATGTAAAAAGAAGTCGTAGCAGACATGGAGAGAGTACGCCAAAGACTAAAGGCAGTATAAGAGAGATTCCGATCATTCAGCTTTTAGATCCTTTTATACATGATCTATATAATTTACATGACAATGAGTATCTTTTTATCACTCAATATAAAAAACCATATAGAGATACCAATGTATTTGTTAATAAGTTTTGGATTCCAAGTCTAAACGATTTAAATATTGAGTACCGCAGACCATATAATACACGTCATACATACGCTACAAATATGCTTTATAATGATTTAGTATCTCCTGTGCAACTTGCACAGCTCTTAGGTCATGCAAATACTCAAATGGTTTATGAGGTTTATGTGAGCTATATTCAGTCAAATTATAAAGATTTTGATAGAAGTATGTCTATTTATAAATAACTTTTTGTTTCTGGGTAAGTAAGGGATTTTTTGTTTTTTGAAATTGCTTTGAAAGTCCATAAAATAGGGCTTTGTGGTGGACAGGGAGGGATTTGAACCCTCGGTACAGTTACCCGTACGCATCCTTAGCAGGGATGTGGTTTCAGCCGCTCACCCACCTGTCCTTTAGAGGGTGCAATTATAATCATATATAAATAATATGTAGCTTAATAAAAATTGTTTTAACACTTAATTTGCTTTTTATCGACAAAATATTGTAGAATCTTTTAAACAAATTTACAAGCAACTCAAAATAAAATAGGGCGTACAGACTGAAAACACTTTTAATCTTATTATCGTATTGTATTATTTACGCTTCTAGTTACCCTGAATTTAAACAAGACGAACTAAAACAAATAGAAAAATCTTCTGGCGTAATTGCTAAAAACAGGATAGTTGATTATTATGAAACATTAAATTCATTAAAGCCATTTCCAAAAAAAGAGCAGATTCAAAGAATAAATTTCTATTTAAACCAAATGCCATCAAGACCTGACATAGCAACCTATCAACAAAACGACTACTGGGGAACCCCAAAAGAGTTTTTAGTTTGTGGGTACGGAGATTGTGAAGATTATGCCATTATAAAATATTTTACACTTCTCAAGCTCGGTTTTGACAAAAACAGACTTTTTATAACTACATCACGCGAAAAATATACAGGACAGCTGCATATGGTTCTTAGCTATTTCGAATCAAAGAACAAACCGCCGCTTATTCTAGACAATTTAAGCTACAAAATTTTAGATTTATCAAAAAGAGTGGACTTGGAGCCAGAAATATTTATAAATGAAGAGGGAAGCTATAAACTAGATGAGCATAACAACCTAACCAAGATAGGTGAAGTGCCGCACAAGTTTATAGAACTACTTCAAAGAGTTAAAAAAGAGAGCTAAAGACTTTGAAGGATTTTCTCAACTACTAAAGCAGGATCATCCGACTTGTATATCGGACGCCCGACAACTATAAAATCCACATATGCGCTCTTTGCGTAAGCAACATCGGCAACCCTTTGCTGGTCACCTGCATCTTCTCCAAACGGTCTTATTCCAGGAGTTAGAGTCATAAAATCTTTATTTGTGATATTTTTTATAGATGCGCTCTCATAAGCTGAACAGACAACTCCGTCAAGTCCGCTCTCATACGCATCCTTTGCAAACTGGTCTGCTTTTTGTGCGATCGAGGCTTCATAAACCTTTGCAAACTCATCTTCATTAAAAGAGGTAAGAGCCGTTACAGCCAAAACTATAGGACGGTTTTCGTACTTCTTTAATCTGTCCATTACCTCTTGCATAGCACGTTTTCCCGCACTTGCATGGACATTAAACATATCAACTCCAAGCCCCATAATAGACTCTGCTGCATCCGCCATCGTATTTGGAATATCATAGAGCTTCAGATCCAAAAATATTTTAAAATCTGGGTTTATTTTTTTAATATCCCTTAAAAACTCTTCGCCGTCACGAATATAGCTGCGAAGTCCGACTTTTAGCCATATATCGTACTCTTTGATCTTATGAACTAGATCTAGATTTTCTTCTTTTGTGGGTAAGTCAAGGGCTACGCAAAGTTGCATCACTTCTCTTTTAAATTGATATTTAGATGAAATTGTACCATTTTTATTTTAGTGAATATATTTGATGAATTCTAGAGTAGAAAAATCTACTCTAGAGTTTTATAGCTTGCAAGATTGAACGGCAGTAATGATAGTCGCTACTATTGATGGATCTTCAAGTGTTGAAGTATCCTGAGTGATCTCTTCGCCTTTTGCGATTGAGCGTAAAATACGTCTCATTATTTTACCTGAGCGTGTCTTTGGCAAGTTTGGAACAAAGACGACATCATCACATAGAGCGATATTTCCTATCTCTTTTTGAATAACTTTATTGATAGCTTTTACCTCTTCTACCTCATCCGCTATACCGCTGTCTGATTTTAACACGATATATGCAAAGATGCCCTCGCCTTTTATCTCGTGCGGTTTGCCGACAACTGCAACGTCTGCAACGTTTGGATGTTTCTTGATAGCTGCTTCAACCTCTGCCGTACCCATTCTATGACCACTTACATTGATGACATCATCCGTTCTACCCGTGATAGTGATGTAACCCTCTTCGTCATACATAGCACCATCACCGGTAAAGTAAACCGGCTTGCCATCTTTTTTGACATCACCGAAGTAAGATTTTACAAATCTCTCATTGTCTCCCCAGATGTTTCTAATCATAGATGGCCATGGACGTGTAACACACATAAATCCTTTCTCACCTACCTCTGCTTTTACTCCGTTCTCATCTAGTATCTCAGCTATGATACCCGGAAGAGGGAATGTTGCGCACGCAGGTTTAATAGGTGTAGCACCCGGCAGAGGTGATACGATATGTCCGCCCGTCTCAGTCTGCCAGTAAGTATCAACGATCGCGCATTTACTTCCACCTATTGCCTCATAGTACCATTTCCATGCCGGCGGATCGATCGGCTCTCCAACTGTTCCAAGAACTTTTAAGCTTGATAGGTCATATTTAGCCGGTTCATGCTCACCGGTTTTATGAAGAACTCTAATAGCGGTCGGTGCTGTATAGAATTGGTTGACTTTGTACTCCTCAACCATTTTCCACGGACGTCCTGCATCCGGGTAAGTCGGAACTCCCTCAAACATAATAGTCGTTGCACCCATAGCAAGCGGTCCATAAACTATATAAGTATGTCCAGTTATCCAGCCCACATCTGCCGTACACCAATAAGTATCGTTCTCTTTTACATCAAAAACCCACTCCATGGTCATCTGAGCCCAAAGAATATATCCTGCCGAATTGTGCTGTACCCCTTTTGGCTTACCAGTACTTCCTGAAGTATAAAGAAGAAAAAGCGGATCTTCCGCGTCCATCACTTCAGGCTCACAAGTAACACCTTGATGTTTGATAAGCTCGTTATAAGAGTAATCACGCCCTGCAACCCATGTTACATCCTCGCCGTTTCTCTCAACAACTAAAACTTTTTTAACCGGTGTCTCACCCTCAAGGGCTGTATCAACAACAGGCTTTAGCATGTATGGCTTATCTTTTCTAAATGCGCCATCCGCAGTGATAACCACTTTTGCCTCAGCATCAACAATTCTATCACGGAGTGCTTCAGCCGAGAAACCGCCAAAAACAATAGAGTGAATCGCACCGATACGAGCACAAGCAAGCATAGCGTATGCAGCCTCTGGGATCATCGGCATGTATATAACAACACGATCACCTTTTTGAACACCAAACTCATTTTTAAGCAGGTTTGCAAAACGGTTTACGTTATAGTAAAGCTCTAAGTATGTAATGATCTGCTTATCACCCCTGTCACCCTCAAAAATTATCGCAGCCTTATTTTTTCTGCTCTTTAAATGTCTATCTATACACTGAGTAGAAACATTTAGTTTTCCGCCCTCAAACCACTTGACGAACGGGTAATTGCTCTCATCAAGTACAGTATGAAAAGGCTCAATCCACTCTAGTTTCTCTGTTGCAAATCTGCCCCAAAACCCCTCATAATCTCTTGTTGCCTCATCTTGCAATGCCTGATATTCACACATATTTTTTATTCTTGCTTCTTTAGCAAACTCTGGATTTGGTTTAAAAACTTCTCTATTCATCAGTTACTTCCTTTTGTCAATTTTAAATATATCATAGCCGTCATAATAGCGTCATTGACGGCATTGTGCGCTCCCATGTTTGGGATGTTGCAACTCTTAAGTATTGTATCAAACCGTAAATCAATATTTCCTTGAGGAATTAATGAAATCGATTTGTCAAAGTATATTTCAGATACTTCTATCATTCTATTTGGAAGTGTTATTCCGAGCATCTTTTTTGTGTATTTGTTTATCATACTTACGTCAAACTCCAAATAGTATCCTACAAGTGGTCTTGAACCCACAAAATTTAAAAATTCTACAATGCCCTCCTCTGTTGTTTTTGCGTCTTTTAGGTCAAACGGGCGGATCCTATGGATCTTTATGCTCTTTGAGCTTATCTCTTTTGAGTTTTTTAAAAAAACCTCAAAAGTCTGTGAGGTTAGTATCTTGTTATCTTTTATCTTGACCGCACCAATTGAGAGTATCTCATCCTCTTTAATATCCAGCCCAGTGGTCTCCGTATCTATAACCACATACTCTCCGCTTCTATCCTCTTCAAACAGAAACTCAAAGCTCTCATCTTTAAGGTTTGCTCTGTTCGCTTTTGTCTTTAGTTTCGAGATAAAAGAGAATAGCATTGTTACGAGACCATATTTAGATGAAAATGAAAACTCATAAACTTTTTAAATTTATTTATGATCTTAAAGCTGTCTTTGAGCAGGTCTCTCTCAATCTTCTCTAGATTTTTCGGGTTGATATAGTTGCTCTCCTCAATATTTTTTGCCTCCAGCATCGCTTTAAGGCGGATGGAACTAAGCGTGTCAAAACTCTCGATAAGTTCTGTTGCAAATGTTTTGTCTATTACTCCGACATTATTGAGCTCTTTGATCCTCTCTATCGTATTTGTCGCGTCAATAGAGTGTTTGAGGCTTAATGTTCTTACGCCGTGAACCAGAGCAAAAATACCGCCCTTTTTCAGATCAAGTCTGTTGTTATGCTCTTTTTCTATAACAAATCCCGAAAATATGGAGAGCGGTGTATCAAAGTTGAGTATCGCTTTTGCGATATGTGCCAAGACATCATCTCTTGCATAGAAGTTATTATGAAGATGTGTTCGCAACTCTTTAAGCAAAGAGCAATCTCCCGCTACGCACTTTGAGTCCAAAAATATACTCAAGTTCTGAACACTATCATCGCTCATATCGTAAGTCCACTTATCTATAAGCGATCTGTAAGAGCTCACATCTCTTCTCCAGAACTCATTGCTCACCATAACATCTCCGCTGCACTTTGGAAACCCAAGTTCAAGAAGGTTTCTGTTTAGCTCCTCCATAGGCTCTCTATAGAGCTCGACATCTATGCCGTCTCTGATCACAAGAGCATTGTCTTGATCGCTTTTTATTGTCTGCTCTTCCCTGCCTTCGCTTCCCATTAAAATAAGAGCGCAATCTTTTTGCAGGCTCTTATCTACACACATATCAAAGAGTTTTTTGTAAATTTTCTCATTTAAAGAGGAGAGGAGTTTTGTTATGTATCTAACCTTAACACCTTTGGCTCTAAGCGAGACAATAAGGTTTTTAAAATCTCCTCCAAGCGCTTTTAGGTCGTCAAGCTTTTGAGCTTTGTCTATCTGAACGGCTATAAGATGCGAGTGGTTAGCAAAGTAGCTAAGCAGATCAAGCTGCTCCAAAACTCCGACTATCTCATCGCCATCTATGACCACGACTCTCTTTATCTCATTTTGCGTCATCAGCAAAAGCGCGTTAAACAAAAAGTCGCTCTTCTCTATAGTGATGAGATTAGGCGTAGCGATCTTGCCGATCTCATCTTCGATGGAGATTCCTTCAAGCAAGACTCTCTCTCTTAGATTGGTGTCGGTAACGATGCCAAGAGCATCTTTTGATCTTACTATTATGACATTTGTCTTTAACTCTTTCTGCTTCTTTAAAGCAGCAAAAATCGTCTCTTTTTCATCCACTATACAAGCTTTGTGCAGAAAAATGTCAGAGACTCTGGAGATGAGAAACGGTGTCAGTTCACTCTGCGAAGAGTAATTTTTGAGGTGTTGATGGCGCGTGATAAAATCTTTTAAAAAGTAGCCTTGAACACTTTTATCCTGCATAAGGTCTATAAAGTCCTCTTTTTTTATCTCATAGCAGATAAGATCCTCTTCCACTATGAAATCTCCGTTTGCCTTCTCATAGATCAGCGCATCTGCATCAAAACTGTCGCCCGCATTAAAAAGGGTATGGATCTCACCGTCAATCATCTCTTTTACCGAGCCTTTTATAATGATATAAAAAGCTATGGATGGGAGATTTTTCGAGATGAGGAGCGTCTCTTTCGGATAGTATGCTATGTCGATCTTTTTCATAAGATTGTCCATAGTCATAGGGTTTAACAGCTCAAAAGGGTGGATGGACTCTATAAGCTTTCTCTGATCAAGTATACTCATAAGAACAACCCTCCTTTTCTCTTCTTTTGCCTCATGTTAGTGCTCAGTCGCACCCTCTGCACCAATACCTGTTTGAGCTCTGATATATTGAGCTTCAAAAGCCTCTGCCTCATCTTTTGCTCCCTGTGAATTGTCAGTCACAGAGAAGATATATGTTCCTATAAATGCAACTATTACAGAGAACAGTGCCGGATATTTATAAGGGAAGATCGCCGTCGCATTTCCCAATATATCAACCCATACGATCGGACCGAGTATAACAAGCACAACGGCCGTCGCTAAGCCAAGACTGCCTCCTATTACCGCACCGCGAGTCGTTAAGCCTCTCCAGTACATTGAAAGGAAGAGAATCGGGAAGTTCGCAGATGCCGCAATAGCAAACGCAAGACCGACAACAAACGCTATATTTTGCTGCTCAAACAAGATACCCATTATAATTGCGACTATTCCCAAAACAACGGTAGCCGCTTTAGATACCTTCATCTCTGTAATAGAGTCTATCTGACCCTTTTTAATTACAGACGCGTAAAGGTCGTGAGAGATCGCAGAAGCACCAGCGAGTGTCAGACCTGAAACAACCGCCAAAATCGTAGCAAACGCAACTGCCGAGATAAATCCTAAGAAGAAGTCTCCGCCTACTGCATGACTTAAGTGAATAGCCGCCATATTGTTTCCGCCAAATATCGGATATCCTCCGCTAACTGCCTGTTTTGCAACATCTAGATACTGAGGGTTTTGAAAGACCATAACGATAGCACCAAAACCGATAATAAACGTGAGTATATAGAAGTAACCGATAAAGCCAGTCGCATAAAAGACAGACTTTCTAGCCTCTTTTGCGTCACTTACCGTAAAAAATCTCATAAGTATATGAGGCAGTCCTGCAACACCGAAGATGAGCGCTACTGCAAGCGAGATTGCCGATACGGGATCACTGACAAGACCGCCGGGACTCATGATCTCTATGCCTTTTAACTCTGTTGCATGCGCAAAAAGTTCTCCAAAGTTAAAGTTATAGTGCGCCATAACGGCAACTGCCATAAAT
This Sulfurimonas crateris DNA region includes the following protein-coding sequences:
- a CDS encoding tyrosine-type recombinase/integrase, yielding MINFSYYSSLYLDFKKHELKNSTLDKYTNIVKNRIDPIFKNRDINDIKPSDVKKWLYSIYDVGSKSKRHYLGVLSGIFQEALFDEVIQRNPVKFVKLPKYEKPDIKPFNADEVQKIMNNVDDNNFKYYLAIAFYTGMRSGEIIGLKKEDIDLKNKTIHVKRSRSRHGESTPKTKGSIREIPIIQLLDPFIHDLYNLHDNEYLFITQYKKPYRDTNVFVNKFWIPSLNDLNIEYRRPYNTRHTYATNMLYNDLVSPVQLAQLLGHANTQMVYEVYVSYIQSNYKDFDRSMSIYK
- a CDS encoding transglutaminase-like cysteine peptidase; translation: MQRINFYLNQMPSRPDIATYQQNDYWGTPKEFLVCGYGDCEDYAIIKYFTLLKLGFDKNRLFITTSREKYTGQLHMVLSYFESKNKPPLILDNLSYKILDLSKRVDLEPEIFINEEGSYKLDEHNNLTKIGEVPHKFIELLQRVKKES
- a CDS encoding cation acetate symporter, translating into MINRIFLFLILGAVAVFAAGTIEGEAIKKDLNVPAIVMFVIFVGATLGITYWAAKRTKSAKDFYTAGGGITGFQNGMAIAGDYMSAASFLGISGLVYLNGYDGLIYSIGFLVGWPIILFMIAEPLRNLGKYTFADVASYRLRQTPIRILAASGSIATVILYLIAQMVGSGKLIQLLFGLQYEVAVIIVGVLMILYVTFGGMLATTWVQIIKAFLLLSGATFMAVAVMAHYNFNFGELFAHATELKGIEIMSPGGLVSDPVSAISLAVALIFGVAGLPHILMRFFTVSDAKEARKSVFYATGFIGYFYILTFIIGFGAIVMVFQNPQYLDVAKQAVSGGYPIFGGNNMAAIHLSHAVGGDFFLGFISAVAFATILAVVSGLTLAGASAISHDLYASVIKKGQIDSITEMKVSKAATVVLGIVAIIMGILFEQQNIAFVVGLAFAIAASANFPILFLSMYWRGLTTRGAVIGGSLGLATAVVLVILGPIVWVDILGNATAIFPYKYPALFSVIVAFIGTYIFSVTDNSQGAKDEAEAFEAQYIRAQTGIGAEGATEH
- the pyrF gene encoding orotidine-5'-phosphate decarboxylase, with product MQLCVALDLPTKEENLDLVHKIKEYDIWLKVGLRSYIRDGEEFLRDIKKINPDFKIFLDLKLYDIPNTMADAAESIMGLGVDMFNVHASAGKRAMQEVMDRLKKYENRPIVLAVTALTSFNEDEFAKVYEASIAQKADQFAKDAYESGLDGVVCSAYESASIKNITNKDFMTLTPGIRPFGEDAGDQQRVADVAYAKSAYVDFIVVGRPIYKSDDPALVVEKILQSL
- the acs gene encoding acetate--CoA ligase, with product MNREVFKPNPEFAKEARIKNMCEYQALQDEATRDYEGFWGRFATEKLEWIEPFHTVLDESNYPFVKWFEGGKLNVSTQCIDRHLKSRKNKAAIIFEGDRGDKQIITYLELYYNVNRFANLLKNEFGVQKGDRVVIYMPMIPEAAYAMLACARIGAIHSIVFGGFSAEALRDRIVDAEAKVVITADGAFRKDKPYMLKPVVDTALEGETPVKKVLVVERNGEDVTWVAGRDYSYNELIKHQGVTCEPEVMDAEDPLFLLYTSGSTGKPKGVQHNSAGYILWAQMTMEWVFDVKENDTYWCTADVGWITGHTYIVYGPLAMGATTIMFEGVPTYPDAGRPWKMVEEYKVNQFYTAPTAIRVLHKTGEHEPAKYDLSSLKVLGTVGEPIDPPAWKWYYEAIGGSKCAIVDTYWQTETGGHIVSPLPGATPIKPACATFPLPGIIAEILDENGVKAEVGEKGFMCVTRPWPSMIRNIWGDNERFVKSYFGDVKKDGKPVYFTGDGAMYDEEGYITITGRTDDVINVSGHRMGTAEVEAAIKKHPNVADVAVVGKPHEIKGEGIFAYIVLKSDSGIADEVEEVKAINKVIQKEIGNIALCDDVVFVPNLPKTRSGKIMRRILRSIAKGEEITQDTSTLEDPSIVATIITAVQSCKL
- a CDS encoding 3'-5' exonuclease; the protein is MLFSFISKLKTKANRANLKDESFEFLFEEDRSGEYVVIDTETTGLDIKEDEILSIGAVKIKDNKILTSQTFEVFLKNSKEISSKSIKIHRIRPFDLKDAKTTEEGIVEFLNFVGSRPLVGYYLEFDVSMINKYTKKMLGITLPNRMIEVSEIYFDKSISLIPQGNIDLRFDTILKSCNIPNMGAHNAVNDAIMTAMIYLKLTKGSN
- a CDS encoding replication endonuclease translates to MFGLSKQDLKNIQSKIDNQSDYLDDNFFTTNSGQVKTLKDISFSANHSVRYYAQLSNKIDTMTKMAISQGLHSCFLTMTLDGYFRDLLHGDYTRFDKLSNEDKKIALQSVPSSEILGEVRQKIEARKTLTIKDLYNILNHQTKRYLQSYAFKKLKKSNLDYMYIRTVEPHKDGVPHFHMMLYIPAEHIEQFKKDFVKSYPAPRNRAKIKGSDEFEAFQTDINDSTAYIMKYILKSFMDVKKQKEIDYIQAWYIKHRIMRCVTSHSLVPQWVYQKAYAFESDWFHLTDLMKDVNNHVEWNKEDNYFYFIDNHTGRELVYQYGKYQVIYKDRIIKEVGTVKEKQIKTKIYDKTPKQWTKKRSPIDVIIDGEKFVYLNGKYSKPTKQPYQMNTLELWDYYQNIDIETVDLKHYANTKNILIDRGLLHEPKINLAAYQDDFFKFESEGF
- a CDS encoding putative nucleotidyltransferase substrate binding domain-containing protein, whose protein sequence is MSILDQRKLIESIHPFELLNPMTMDNLMKKIDIAYYPKETLLISKNLPSIAFYIIIKGSVKEMIDGEIHTLFNAGDSFDADALIYEKANGDFIVEEDLICYEIKKEDFIDLMQDKSVQGYFLKDFITRHQHLKNYSSQSELTPFLISRVSDIFLHKACIVDEKETIFAALKKQKELKTNVIIVRSKDALGIVTDTNLRERVLLEGISIEDEIGKIATPNLITIEKSDFLFNALLLMTQNEIKRVVVIDGDEIVGVLEQLDLLSYFANHSHLIAVQIDKAQKLDDLKALGGDFKNLIVSLRAKGVKVRYITKLLSSLNEKIYKKLFDMCVDKSLQKDCALILMGSEGREEQTIKSDQDNALVIRDGIDVELYREPMEELNRNLLELGFPKCSGDVMVSNEFWRRDVSSYRSLIDKWTYDMSDDSVQNLSIFLDSKCVAGDCSLLKELRTHLHNNFYARDDVLAHIAKAILNFDTPLSIFSGFVIEKEHNNRLDLKKGGIFALVHGVRTLSLKHSIDATNTIERIKELNNVGVIDKTFATELIESFDTLSSIRLKAMLEAKNIEESNYINPKNLEKIERDLLKDSFKIINKFKKFMSFHFHLNMVS
- a CDS encoding DUF3850 domain-containing protein yields the protein MRHNLKIMECRYRDIIDCLKTFEIRYNDRNYSIGDTLILHPISKDGKYLHGLGYLPIEVEVVYIDTFQQKENYLVLGICY